One Phoenix dactylifera cultivar Barhee BC4 chromosome 8, palm_55x_up_171113_PBpolish2nd_filt_p, whole genome shotgun sequence genomic window carries:
- the LOC103707326 gene encoding low-temperature-induced cysteine proteinase-like, giving the protein MLPQRAKTTLLSLLWISMALHGIAVPSEFSIAGYEPGANDTEHGLELFEQWRTKHGKVYRHPAEKARRFENFLRNLEYIRERNARRGTASPPGHIVGLNKFADLSNEEFRAMYLSRMPWRKEIRVGRKDMVEGREESCEAPYSLDWRKKGVVTPVKDQGDCGSCWAFSSTGAMEGINAMTTGNLISLSEQELVDCDKTNEGCDGGYMDYAFEWVINNGGIDTESNYPYTGQDGTCNVEKEKIRVVTIDGYQDVAPKESALLCAVVKQPVSVGIDGSSWDFQLYTGGIYEGDCSSNPDDIDHAVLIVGYGSQGNADYWIVKNSWGTSWGMQGYIYIRRNAGLPYGVCAINAMASYPTKESNSPSPFPSPVMPPPPPLLPPPPPPPSPLPTTCGDMSYCPSGETCCCLFEFADICLLYGCCAYENAVCCRGTIYCCPHDYPICDIPDGLCLQNKRDSMGIAAKKLKLARHKLPWTKFEGATNNYQPLVWKRDGVEALR; this is encoded by the exons ATGCTACCCCAAAGAGCCAAAACcacccttctttctcttctatGGATTTCAATGGCCTTACATGGGATCGCGGTCCCGAGTGAATTCTCCATTGCCGGGTACGAACCAGGTGCCAATGACACGGAGCACGGGCTCGAGCTCTTCGAGCAATGGAGAACGAAGCATGGCAAGGTTTACCGGCATCCAGCTGAGAAAGCTCGTAGATTTGAGAACTTCCTAAGGAACCTTGAGTACATAAGAGAGAGGAACGCGAGAAGGGGAACGGCATCACCACCAGGACATATTGTGGGACTCAATAAGTTTGCAGATTTGAGCAACGAGGAATTCAGAGCTATGTATCTAAGTAGGATGCCTTGGAGGAAAGAAATAAGGGTGGGCAGGAAGGACATGGTGGAAGGGAGGGAAGAGAGCTGTGAAGCTCCTTATTCTCTCGATTGGAGAAAGAAAGGAGTGGTTACACCAGTCAAAGATCAAGGAGATTGTG GAAGCTGCTGGGCATTCTCTTCAACAGGAGCTATGGAAGGAATAAATGCCATGACCACAGGGAACCTTATCAGCCTCTCTGAACAAGAACTTGTGGACTGTGACAAAACCAACGAAGGGTGTGATGGAGGTTACATGGATTACGCATTTGAATGGGTCATAAACAATGGGGGAATTGATACAGAATCAAATTATCCTTACACGGGGCAGGATGGTACTTGTAATGTTGAGAAG GAGAAAATCCGCGTAGTGACAATCGATGGATATCAAGATGTAGCTCCAAAAGAAAGTGCACTTCTCTGTGCTGTCGTCAAACAGCCAGTAAGTGTGGGTATTGATGGATCTTCATGGGATTTTCAACTCTATACAGGG GGAATCTATGAAGGAGATTGCTCAAGCAATCCAGATGACATAGATCATGCAGTGCTGATTGTGGGGTATGGATCCCAAGGCAATGCCGACTACTGGATTGTGAAGAACTCATGGGGTACTAGCTGGGGAATGCAAGGGTACATATACATAAGGAGGAACGCTGGATTACCATATGGTGTCTGTGCTATAAATGCCATGGCTTCTTACCCCACCAAAGAATCCAATTCTCCATCTCCTTTTCCATCACCTGtcatgccgccgccgccgccgctgctgccgcctccaccacctcctcctaGCCCGTTGCCAACTACATGTGGAGATATGTCATACTGCCCGTCTGGAGAGACTTGCTGTTGCCTATTTGAGTTTGCAGACATCTGCCTACTCTATGGTTGCTGCGCTTATGAGAATGCAGTGTGCTGCAGGGGGACTATCTACTGCTGTCCTCATGACTATCCCATATGTGACATACCAGATGGGCTCTGTCTTCAG AACAAAAGGGACTCAATGGGTATAGCAGCAAAGAAACTAAAGCTTGCCAGGCACAAGTTACCATGGACGAAGTTTGAAGGAGCAACCAACAATTATCAGCCTCTAGTGTGGAAGAGAGATGGAGTTGAAGCCTTGCGTTAA
- the LOC103707325 gene encoding peptide-N4-(N-acetyl-beta-glucosaminyl)asparagine amidase A-like, translating to MGSSLLPLLFLLLTLPPSNAALHRAKLLTSELSAEAQPSSPTTYFEVTRPIPLPKTKPCSTLVLQHDFAYTYTKPPVTALYEPPSHCPFHRPPSAVVLEWSAACRGRQFDRIFGVWLDGVEILRSCTAEPRAAGILWTVNKDVTRYSSLFAQPRTLAVYLGNLVDRTYTGVYHVNVSFHFFFDSSAHRPHSAAAGPVPGFASPADLILPVSRSLPLNDGLWFPVQNSTDIQSKELAVPSNSYRAVLEVYVSFHQDDEFWYSNPPNDYILANNLTDSPGNGPFREVTARLDGKVVGAVWPFTVIYTGGINPLLWRPITGIGSFDLPSYDIEITPFLGKILDGKPHEFGFGVTDALDIWYIDANLHLWLDSKSSHTVGDLIKYEAPEFMPSLISKFKGLDGQFKTTASRHISSTGWVESSYGKITTHFFQRFDYENQMQFAGNGSIQVVNQTIDFNYGTYTKHPSMMLYSEQVHQNFPLYMYTGTTDQVDDTYSFVCNVALGFNEKRFSGERFGFSLSSLRNLQNGQGNMRVKGNLVTSGLGSTQQVYRYESTGECYFRNVSSSNYTILYDETEKSCAKDSPFGGGLFATRWPPFPARRNSLAEVHKLKSGD from the coding sequence ATGggttcctctcttcttcctctcctcttcctcctgctAACCCTCCCTCCATCCAATGCCGCGCTCCACAGAGCCAAACTCCTGACCTCAGAGTTATCTGCAGAAGCCCAACCCTCCTCCCCTACCACCTACTTCGAGGTCACCCGACCCATCCCTCTCCCCAAGACCAAGCCCTGCTCCACCCTCGTCCTTCAGCACGACTTCGCCTATACCTACACCAAGCCCCCTGTGACCGCCCTCTACGAGCCCCCCTCCCACTGCCCCTTCCACCGGCCTCCCTCCGCCGTCGTACTGGAGTGGTCGGCCGCCTGCCGCGGCCGCCAGTTCGACCGCATCTTCGGCGTCTGGCTCGACGGCGTCGAGATCCTCCGCAGCTGCACCGCCGAGCCCCGCGCCGCCGGCATCCTCTGGACCGTCAACAAGGACGTTACCCGCTACTCCTCCCTCTTCGCCCAGCCACGCACTCTTGCCGTCTACCTCGGCAACCTCGTCGACCGGACCTACACCGGCGTATACCACGTCAACGTCTccttccacttcttcttcgaCTCCTCCGCCCACCGCCCCCACTCCGCGGCCGCGGGTCCAGTCCCCGGCTTCGCCTCTCCTGCTGATCTGATCTTGCCGGTCTCCCGAAGCCTCCCGTTGAACGACGGCTTGTGGTTTCCTGTCCAGAATTCCACCGACATTCAGTCGAAAGAGCTCGCCGTCCCGAGCAACTCATACCGCGCCGTTCTTGAAGTGTACGTCTCCTTCCACCAGGATGATGAGTTCTGGTATAGCAATCCTCCCAATGACTATATATTAGCGAACAATCTCACCGATTCTCCCGGAAATGGGCCCTTTAGAGAGGTGACTGCGAGACTAGACGGCAAGGTCGTTGGTGCTGTTTGGCCCTTTACTGTTATCTACACAGGGGGTATCAATCCCCTGCTATGGAGACCCATTACGGGCATTGGCTCCTTTGATCTCCCGTCCTATGATATAGAGATTACGCCATTTTTGGGGAAGATTTTGGACGGGAAGCCCCATGAATTCGGGTTTGGAGTAACCGATGCTTTGGATATTTGGTACATTGATGCAAATTTGCATCTTTGGTTGGATAGCAAGAGCTCACATACTGTTGGGGATCTGATCAAATATGAAGCGCCGGAGTTCATGCCATCTCTGATTTCAAAATTTAAGGGGCTCGATGGGCAATTCAAGACCACCGCAAGTCGGCATATATCTTCAACTGGGTGGGTGGAGTCCTCCTATGGGAAGATCACCACCCATTTCTTTCAGAGGTTTGATTATGAGAATCAGATGCAGTTTGCAGGGAATGGAAGTATTCAGGTGGTGAACCAGACCATAGATTTCAATTATGGTACTTACACCAAGCACCCATCTATGATGTTGTACTCAGAGCAAGTGCATCAGAACTTTCCTCTTTATATGTACACGGGGACTACCGACCAAGTTGATGACACCTATTCTTTTGTTTGCAACGTTGCTTTAGGATTCAATGAGAAAAGGTTCTCAGGAGAGCGGTTTGGTTTCTCCTTAAGCTCTCTAAGGAACTTACAGAATGGTCAGGGAAATATGCGGGTGAAGGGGAATCTAGTGACTAGTGGCTTAGGGAGTACTCAGCAGGTGTACAGATATGAGAGCACTGGTGAATGCTACTTTAGGAATGTGAGCAGCAGTAACTACACTATTCTGTATGATGAAACAGAGAAATCCTGTGCCAAGGACTCCCCATTTGGTGGCGGGCTTTTTGCCACAAGGTGGCCACCTTTTCCAGCCAGGAGAAATTCTCTGGCAGAAGTGCATAAACTGAAGAGTGGAGATTAA